Genomic segment of Enterobacteriaceae endosymbiont of Neohaemonia nigricornis:
TTTAAAAACAGATATGCATAAGTTTTTACAAAAAAAAGATTAATATAAAATATGAATATATTTAAAGATATTGTATGTGGAAAAAAAAAAATTCATCTTGAGTATGAAGATGAATTTATTATAGCTTTTAATGATATTAATCCAAAAAGTCCAGTACATATTTTAATTGTACCTAAGTTCTTTATACCTACATTAAATGATGTAACACATCAACATGAAAATATATTAGGTAAAATGATAATAGTAGCTAGTAAAATAGCAAAAAAAAAACATATAAATCATGATGGTTATAGACTAGTAATAAACTGTAATGATAATGGAAGACAAGAAATATTATATTTACATATGCATTTATTAGGTGGAAGAAAAGGTACGAATATTTTTTTTTAATTTTTGTTTAAAATATGTTTAAGTTGTTTTTTTGTACTGCTAATACCAATTTTAGTAATTTTTTCGTTTTCTTTTTCTGCAATAGTCCAAATAAAATTATTCCATTTTATTT
This window contains:
- a CDS encoding HIT domain-containing protein; its protein translation is MNIFKDIVCGKKKIHLEYEDEFIIAFNDINPKSPVHILIVPKFFIPTLNDVTHQHENILGKMIIVASKIAKKKHINHDGYRLVINCNDNGRQEILYLHMHLLGGRKGTNIFF